The genomic window CGCCCTCGTGGCGCTCCTGCCCGACGCCAAGCTGTCGCACATGGCCCTCTACGCCCTCGAGCCGATGCCGTTCCCCGAGGTGGATGACGCCCTCCGCGCCGCCCTCCCCTCGCTCAAGGGGCGGCAGCTCGCCGGCGTGATCAACTCGCTCGGCGTGCGGCGCGACCCGAAGGCCGTCGGGCCGATCGCGAAGTTCCTGGGCGACCCCGACCGGGACGTGGCGGCCATCGCCGTCCGAGCCGTCGGCACCATCGGCACGCCCGAGGCGGCCAAGGTGCTCACGGCCGCCATGGCCACCCCCTCGGTCCCCGTGGCCGATGGCGCGCTCCGCTGCGCCGACGCGCTCGCCGCCGCCGGCTACAAGGCCGAGGCCCTCGCCCTCTACGAACTCGTCCGAACCTCCAAGGCCGCCCCCTTCCAGCGCGCTGCCGGCGTGCGCGGCATCGTCCGCACCAAGGGAGCCGAGGGCGCCGCGTTCCTCGCCGAGCAGCTCCGCTCCGGCGACTACCTGCTCTTCGCTGCCCTCATCCACCTGGTGCAGCAGGAGCTGCCCGAGAAAGAGATCACCCAGGCCCTCATGGCCGAGGCCCAGAAGGCGGCCGGCGACAAGAAGCTGCTGCTCATCCAGGCGCTCGGCTGGCGCCGCGACGAGGCGGCTCTGCCCACACTCGCCGCCCTCGCCTCGGCCGGCGACCCGCCGATGCGCGTGGCCGCCATCCTCGCCCTCGCCACCATCGGCAAGCCCGCCGTAGTGCCCGCGCTGGCCAAGCTGTGCGAGGATGCCGACACCGAGATCGCCAAGGCCGCGCAAGAGGCCCTGGCCAGCGTGCCCGGCCAGGAGGCCGACCAGGCCATCCTCGCCCTCCTCGAGGCCAAGGAGGCCCCGCGACGGGTCCTGGGCATCCAGCTCGCAAACCGGCGCAGGATAGCGGGCGTGATGCCGGCGATCCTCAAGGCCGCCAAAGACCCCGATGCCACCGTACGCACCGCCGCATTCGGCGCGCTGCGCGACCTGGCCACCGAGGCCGATGTGCCCGCCCTCCTCGACCTGCTCGCCGCCGCCGAGGCGGGTGCCGAGGCCGACGCCGCCCTCCAGGCCCTCCTGGCCGCCTGCCGCGATGCGGCTCAGCCCGACGCCCTCGTGGCCAGGATCGCCGAGAAGATGGCCGCCTCCCCCGCGAAGACGAAGGCGGCACTCCTCCGCGCCCTCGGCGCCGTGGGCGGCCCCGCCGCCCTCAAGGCCGTCCGCACCGCCGCGGCCGACGCCGACACTGACGTGAAGCGCGCCGCCCTCCGCGCCCTCGCCGAGTGGAAGGACGCCGAAGCCGGCGCCACCCTGGCCGAGCTCGCCAGGACCGCGGCCAACGACACCGACAAGCTGCTCTGCCTCCGCGGCCTCCTGGGCCTGGCCGGCCGGCAGAATCTGCCGCCCGATCAGCGCCTGGCCCTCTGCAAGCAGGCCGCCGCACTCATCACCCGCGACGATGAGCGCAAGCAGCTCCTCGGCGCCCTGGGCGGCATCCAGACGCCCGAGGCCCTGGCCGAGATCGTGCCGCACCTGGACAATGCGGCCACCAAGGCCGAGGCCAGCCTGGCCATCCTGGGCATCGCGGAGAAGCTGCTCCAGGGCCGCCAGACCCAGGCCAACGCGGCCAAGGTGGCCGGCCCGCTCGAAAAGGTGGTCGAAGCGGCGGCCACCCCCGAACTGGTGAATCGGGCGAAGGCCCTGCTCAAGCGCGCACCGGCCCCCCGCGTCCGCCAGTAGCCGCTCCGGCGTGGGCTCTGTGGTTGGCAGATGATCGCGCCCGTCGAAGCGGCGCACCCTGCGCGAACGGTGCCGGCCGTCCGGCTAGCGCATCAGGTGGCGGTCCATCGCCGCCGCGGCCTGCCGGCCCAGGTAGATGGCCCGCACCACGAGCGAGGCGCCGAGCACGCTGTCGCCCGCCGCGAACACCCCCTCGGCGCTGGTGCGGTAGTCGGCGTCCACCCTCACGACCCCGCGGTCCGTCACCTCCACCCCGAGGTCCTCGATGAGCGGGCCGTGCTCGATGCGCGTGAAGCCCATCGCCAGCAATACGAGGTCGGCCGGCAGCTCGAAGTCGGAGCCAGGCACCTCCTTGAAGGAGGAGCGGCCGCTCGCATCGGGCGGCGACCATTCGAGCCGGACGCAGCGGAGCTTCTGCACTCGCCCCTCGCCGACGAACTCGCGCGTCCCGATGCTCCAGAGGCGCCGGCACCCCTCTTCGTGAGAGCTGGAGCTTCGCAAGGTGCGCGGCCAGGTGGGCCATGGATTGTCGGGCGGCCGCTCGGCCGGCGGCTCGGGCAGGAGCTCGATCTGCACGATGTCGCGGGCCCCCTGCCGCCGGGCCGTGCCGATGCAGTCGGCGCCGGTGTCGCCCCCCCCGATGACGACTACGCTCTTCCCCGCGGCCGAGATCGCCTCGTCGGGCGGGATCGTGTCGCCGGCGTTGCGGCGGTTCTGCTGCGTGAGGAACCGCATGGCGAAGTGGATGCCCCCGAGCTCGCGGCCCGGAATCTTGAGGTCGCGCGGCGTGCGCGCGCCGGCAGCGAGCAGAATGGCGTCGAACGTGCGGCGCAGATAGCGCACGGACACGTCGCTGCCCGCCTCCACGCGCGTCTCGAACACGACGCCCTCCGAACGCATCTGCTCGATGCGGCGGTCAATCACCCACTTCTCGAGCTTGAAGTCGGGGATGCCGTAGCGGAGGATGCCGCCGGGCCGGTCGGCCTTCTCGAACACCACCACCTCGTGGCCGCGGCGCGCGAGCTGCTGGGCGGCGGCCAGGCCGGTGGGCCCCGAGCCGATGATGGCCACCTTCTTGCCCGTCCTCACGGGCGCAGGCTCCGGCTGCACCCAGCCGCGCTCCCACCCGCGCTCGATGATCTGGAGCTCGATCTGCTTGATGGCGACCGGCTTCTGGTTGATCGAGAGCGTGCAGGCGGCCTCGCAGGGCGCGGGGCACACGCGGCCCGTGACCTCGGGGAGGTTGTTCGTGGCGTGCAGGAGGTCCAGCGCCTTCCGCCACTGCTTGCGGTAGACCATGTCGTTCCAGTCGGGGATGAGGTTCTGCACGGGACAGCCGAACGAGTGGCAGAACGGGATTCCGCAGTCCATGCACCGGGCGGCCTGGACCTCGAGCTGCGGCACGGGGAGGCGGAGCTCGATCTCCTGGTAGTCGTGCACACGCTCGACGACGGGGCGCTTGGGCGGGTCCTGGCGCTCGTAGAGCAGGAAGCCGGTGGGCTTACCCATGGTAGACCTCCTCGGTCGCCGACACGGTCTCGCGGTCGGTGTCTTCGCCGAGGCGCATGCGCTCGAGCGATCTCCGGTAGTCAATCGGCATGACCTTCACGAAGAGCGGCAGGCAGGCCTCCCAGTTGTCCAGGATGCGCTTGGCCCGCGCGCTGCCGGTGTGCCGGTGGTGGGTCTCCAGCAGCAGGCCCAGCTCGCCCTTGTCGGCGGCCGTCACCACGCTCTCGAGGTCCACCATGTCCAGGTTGCAGCAGGTGTCGAACAGCCCGGTCTCGTTGTAGACGTAGGCGATTCCGCCCGACATGCCGGCCGCGAAGTTGACCCCCGTAGGGCCAAGCACCACCACCGTGCCGCCCGTCATGTACTCGCAGCCGTGATCGCCCACGCCCTCCACGACGGCCCGGGCGCCGCTGTTGCGGATGGCGAACCGCTCGCCCGCGATGCCCAGGATGTAGACCTCCCCCCCCGTGGCGCCGTAGAGGCACACGTTGCCGACCAGGATGTTCTCGGCTGGATCGAAGGTCGCTTCGCGCGGGGGCACGACGATGATGCGGCCGCCGCACAGCCCCTTGCCCAGGTAGTCGTTGGCGTCGCCCTCGACCCGGAGAGTCACGCCCGGGGCGAGGAAGGCGCCCAGGCTCTGGCCCGCCGAGCCCCGGAGGTGCGCCACCACGGTGTCGTCGGGCAGGCCCCGCGCGCCGAACTGCTTCGTGATGACGCCGCTGAGCATGGCGCCCACGGTGCGGTGGGTGTTGCGGATCGGCCTCTCGATGGCCACGGGCCGCTTGTTCTTGAGCGCCGGCTGCGCCAGGCGGATCAGCTCCTGGTCGAGGTGCTCGGCCACCTCGTGCTCCTGGGGCCGGGTGCAGCGGACGGCGGCGCCGCCCTCCCGTGCGCCGGCGGCGAGCAGCGCCCGCAGGTTCACCTTGCCGGCCTTCCAGCGGCCGGCCAGGTCGGCCGTCTCCAGGCGATCGGTGCGGCCGATCATCTCGTCCAGCGTGCGGAAGCCCAGGGCGGCCATGTGCTCGCGGAGTTCCTGGGCGATGAAGCGCATGAAGTTCACCACGTGCTCGGGCCGGCCGGGAAAGCGGGCGCGCAGGGTCTTGTCCTGCGTCGCCACGCCCACGGGGCACGTGTTGAGGTGGCACTTGCGCATCATGATGCACCCGAGGGCCACCAGGGCAATGGTGCCGAAGCCGAACTCCTCCGCCCCCAGCAGCGCGGCGACGGCCAGGTCGCGGCCCGTGCGGAGCTGGCCGTCCACCTGCACGCGAATGCGGTCGCGCAGGTGGTTGTTGACCAGGGTCTGCTGGGTCTCGGCCAGGCCGAGTTCCCAGGGGAGCCCGGTGTGCTTGATGGCCGTGAGGGGCGAGGCGCCCGTGCCGCCGTCGTGGCCGGCGATGAGGACCATGTCGGCCTTGCCCTTGGCCACGCCGGCCGCCACCGTGCCCACGCCGACCTCCGAGACCAGCTTCACCGAGACCCGCGCCGCGGGATTGGTCATCTTCAGGTCGTAGATGAGCTGCTTGATGTCCTCGATCGAGTAGATGTCATGGTGCGGCGGCGGCGAGATGAGCGTGACGCCCGGCGTGGTGTGGCGCACGTGGGCGATCTCTTTCGACACCTTGTGGCCGGGGAGCTGGCCGCCCTCGCCCGGCTTGGCGCCCTGGGCGATCTTGATCTGGAGTTCGTCGGCGCTCATCAGGTACTCGGTGGTCACGCCGAAGCGGCCGCTGGCCACCTGCTTGGTGCGCGAGCAGCGGTTGTCGCCGTTGGGCAGCCGCCGGTAGCGGGCCGGGTCTTCCCCGCCTTCGCCCGAGTTGTTGCGCGCGCCCAGGCGGTTCATCGCGATGGCCATCGCCTCGTGCGCCTCGAGGCTGATGGAGCCGTGCGACATCGCCGCCGTGGTGAAGCGGGTGACGATGGATTCGACGGGCTCGACCTCCTCGATGGGCACGGGCGTGCCCGGCGTGAAGCGGAGCAGGCTGCGGAGGGTGACCTCGGCGCTGGACTGCTCGTCCACCAGGCGCGAGTACTGCTTGAAGAGGGCGTAGTCGCCCGTGCGGACGGCGTGCTGGAGCAGATAGATGGCGTCGGGGGTGAGGCGGTGCTTCTCGCCGCCGATGCGGATGTGGTAGACGCCGCCGGGGTCCAGCACGCGGGGCGGGTCGCCGGCCTCGGGGAAGGCGCGGCGGTGGCGCGCCATGGCTTCGGCGGCCAGCTCGTCGAGTCCGATGCCGTCCAGCCGCGAGGCGGTGCCGGTGAAGTAGCGCTCGACCAGTTCGCGGCCGAGGCCCAGGGCTTCGAAGATCTGCGAGCCCTGGAAGCTGCGGATGGTCGAGATGCCCATGCGGCTGAAGGTCTTGAGCAGGCCCTTCTTGACGGCGGTGATGTAGTTGTCGAGCGCCCCCTCGGGCGTCACGGCCGTTTCGAGCAAGCCCTCCTCGGCGAGCTGGCGGGCCGTGGCGAAGGCCAGATAGGGGCAGACCGCCGTGACGCCGTAGGCGATGAGCTGGGCGAAGTGGATCACTTCGCGCGCCTCGGCCGTCTCGACGATGAGGTCGGCATAGCCGCGCAGGCCCTTGCGGATGAGGTGGTGGTGAAGGCCGCTGGCCGCGAGCAGCACGGGGATGGGCGCGTGGTCGCGGTCCACCTGACGGTCGGTCAGGATGAGCAGGGTTGCGCCCCGCGCGATGGCCGCCTCGGCCTGGGCGAAGAGCGCGTCGAGCGCCCGCTCGAGCTCGGCCCCTCCGCCGCCGGCGGGGAACACGATGTCGAGGTCGAACACCGCCACGTCGGGGTGCTTGCTCCCGCGCAGGCGGAGCATGTCCTCGGGCGTGAGCACGGGGTGGTGCAGCTTGAGCTGGCGGCAGTGTTCGGGGGTCTCGTCGAGCAGGTTGCGCTTGCGCCCGGCGAAGTTCATCAGCGACATCACGAGCTCTTCGCGCAGCGGGTCAATGGGCGGGTTGGTCACCTGGGCGAAGAGCTGCTTGAAGTAGGCGAAGAGGAGCTGCGGGCGCTGCGACAGGCAGGCGAGAGCCGCGTCGTTGCCCATCGAGCCCACGGCCTCCTGCGCGTTGGCGGCCATGGGTCCGAGGACCATCTTCAGTTCTTCTTCCGTGTAGCCGAAGGCGTGTTGCTTCTGGCGCAGCACCTTGGGATCGGCGGGGGGCGGCTCGGCAGGCATGAGCAGGCCGCGGAGCTCGATGCGATTGTCTTTCACCCAGTGGCGGTACGGCTTCTGGCGCGAGATGCGGGCCTTGATCTCCTGGTTCGGGATGATGCGGTGCTGCTCGAGGTCCACCAGCAGCATCTTGCCGGGCTGAAGCCGCCCCCGGGACAGAATGCGGTCGGGTGGGATGTCGAGCACGCCGGTTTCGGAGGCCAGTACGACCAGGCCGTCGCGCGTGATGGTGTAGCGCGCGGGCCGCAGGCCATTGCGGTCCAGCGTGGCGCCGATGTAGCGTCCGTCGGTGAAGACGAGAGCGGCCGGGCCGTCCCACGGCTCCATGAAGGCCGCGTGGTATTCGTAGAAGGCGCGCTGGTCTTCCCCCATCGTGAACTTGGCTCCCCAGGCCTCGGGCACGAGCATCATCATGGCGTGGGGCAGCGAGCGGCCGGCCAGCACGAGGAGTTCGAGGGCGTTGTCCAGCATGGCCGAGTCGCTGCCGCCCTCGACGACGATCGGTTTGAGCTTCGCGATGTCGTCGCCGAAGAGGGCCGAGCGAAGGGTGGCCTCGCGCGCGCGCATGCGGTTGGTGTTGCCGCGCAGGGTGTTGATTTCGCCGTTATGAGCGAGCATGCGGAACGGCTGGGCGAGCTGCCAACTCGGAAAGGTGTTGGTGGAGTAGCGCTGGTGCACGAGCGCGAAGGCGCTGGCGAAGCGTGGGTCGGCCAGGTCGGGGTAGAAGACGGGCAGTTGCGACCCGACGAGCATTCCCTTGTAGACGATCGTCCGGCTCGACAGGCTGGCGAGGTAGAACTGGCTGGCCTCGTCGCCCCAGGCGGCGGCTTCCTTCTCGGCGACGCGGCGGATGACGTAGAGCTTGCGCTCGAACGCCTCGCGGCTGGCGGTGCCGCACCGGAGGAAGAGCTGGCGGACGGCGGGCATGGTGCGGCGTGCGAAGTCGCCCAGGGGTGCGGCATCCACCGGCACGTCGCGCCAGCCGAGCACCTCGGCTCCCTCGGCTTGCGCGATGCGCTCGAGCGCGCCCGCCGCGCGCTTGGCCAGCGCCGGCTGGCTGGGCAGGAAGACCATCCCCACGGCGTAGGCGCCGGCCTCCGGCAGCCGCAGGCCTTTGGCCGTGCAATCGGCGGCGAGGAGTTCGTGCGGGATCTGGACCAGCAGGCCGGCGCCGTCGCCCGTCGCCTTGTCGCCGCCCAGGGCGCCGCGGTGTTCGAGGTTCACGAGCACCTGCATGGCCGCGGTCACGATGGCATGGTCGCGTTGCGCATCGAGCCGCGCGACGAAGCCTACGCCGCAGCTATCGTGCTCGAAGGCTGGGTCGTAGAGGCCGAAGGCGCGGGGAAGCCCCGAGGGGGTGAAAGGTCGTCGTTGGCCGTCATCGCTGTTCACAGTGCGGACCTCTGAGGGGTTATTTTACCTGGTTGCCGTTCCCGGCACAAGGGGCGCGGGAGCGGAGGGCGGAGGGGCGGCAGGGCGGGGTCGGGCGGCGCCCGTGTAGCGGTTGGTGATGGGGAAGCGGCGGTCACGCCCGAAGGCTTTGGGCGTGATCTTCACGCCGGGCGGGGCCTGGCGGCGCTTGTACTCGCTGCTGTCCACCAGGCGCACCACGCGCCACACGTCGGCCGCGTCGCAGCCGCCCGCGATGATGGCTTCGGGCGACTTGTCCTCTTCCACGTAGGCGGTCACGATGGGGTCGAGCACTGCATAGGGCGGCAGCGAGTCCTCGTCCTTCTGGTTCGGCTTGAGTTCGGCCGTGGGTGCGCGCTCGATGACGCTCGGCGGGATGATGGCCCGCCCCGCCTTGCGGTTCACGTGGTGGCTCAGTTCGTAGACCACGGTTTTCGGCACGTCCTTGATCACCGCGAACCCGCCGGCCGTGTCGCCGTAGAGCGTGCAGTAGCCGACGGCGGTTTCGCTCTTGTTGCCCGTGGTGAGCACGAGCCAGCCGAAGCGGTTGGACAGGGCCATGAGGAAGTTGCCGCGCACGCGGGCCTGAAGGTTCTCGCACTCGATGCCCGGTTCGCCAGGGCCGAAGGCGTCGGCCAGCGACTCCAGGTAGCGCTCGAACACGGGGCGGATCGGCAGGGTGAGGAGCCGGATGCCCAGGTTGCGGGCCAGCAGGGTGGCATCGGCGAGGGTTTCGCTGGAGGTGAAGTGGGAGGGCATCGTGACGCCCACCACGTTGTCGGCGCCCAGGGCATCCACGGCGATGCAGGCGGTGAGCGACGAATCCACGCCGCCGCTGAGGCCGATGGCCACCTTGCGGAAGCCGTTCTTGAGGACGTAGTCGCGGGTGCCCAGCGTGAGGGCCTCGTAGATTTCCTCGATAGGCTCCAGCGGGCGGGCGACGGTGAACGGCGCGGGGGCCGCCCCGGCGGAGTTGGCCGACTCGAGCACGATGCGGCGTTCCCAACGCCCGCTCGTCTGGCGCGGGTGCACCGATTCTCCGGCGCCGTTGGTCACGATGTCGAACACCAGCAGGTCTTCGCGGAACCGCGCCGACGAGGCCACCATTTCGCCGGCCGGGTTGAAGACCAGGCCGCCGCCATCGAAGACCAGTTCATCCTGGCCGCCGACGAGGTTGTTATAGCACAGCGTCGTCCCGGTGCGCCGGGCGAAAGCCGCGAGCACGTTGCGGCGGGTGGCGAGCTTGCCGGCATGGAAGGGCGAGGCCGAGAGGTTGAGGACCACGTGGGCCTGGTTGCGCTGGGCGTAACGCTCGGCCATGCCGTCGCGCACCCACACGTCCTCGCAGATGGTGGTGAAGAGTCGCACGCCGTTCATCTCGAACACCAGGCAGCCGCAGCCGGGGGTGAAGTAGCGTTTCTCGTCGAAGACGCCGTAGTTGGGGAGCTCGAGCTTGTGGTAGATGCCGAGCAGGCCGCCCTCGTGAAGGAGAGCGGCCGCGTTGTAGACCTTGCCGTTGGCTGCCTCGGGGAAGCCCACGAGCGCCGTCATGCCCCGCGTGGAGCGCGCCACCTCGTCGAGAGCCGCGCGGCAGTCTTGAAGGAAATGGGCGCGCAGGAGAAGGTCCTCCGGCGGATAGCCGCAGAGGGCGAGTTCGGGGAAGATCACCAGGTCGGCCTTGGCGTCGCGCGCGCGCTGCACCCATTGGGCGGCCAGGGCCACATTGCCCGGCAGGTCGCCCACCGTGGGGTTGATCTGCGCCATCGCGATGCGCAGGGCACCCATGACCGCATCTCCTGAGGCCGGGACCGACGGCCCGGGCTCGCGCGGCTCCCCGTTGTCCCGGGCCGCTAGCGGACGAAGAGCATCTCCGCATACGTGGGCAGCGGCCAAAGCCGCGCGTCCACGATCTGCTCGAGCTGGTCCACGGTCTCCCGGAGACTGACCAGCGCGGGCATCACGACGTCGCGGTAGGCCTTCGCGCGCCCGACGGCTTCGTGGACCGGCGCCGCGGCGGCCACGGCGGCCTCCAGGCCGGCGATGCGGGCTTCGAGGGCCTCGACGAGCCCACACGTTCGCTCGAGCAGGGCCCCCTGCGCCTTGGCCGCCAGGCCCACTCCTTTCACCTGGCTGACGGCGGCCGCCAGGGCATCCGTCTGTCCGATGACTGCGGGGAGCACCTGGCGTTTCGCAATCTGGAGCGCGGTGCGCGCCTCCACGTTGATCTGCTTGGCGTACGTTTCCAGGAGCAGATCGGTGCGGGCGTGGAGCTCGCCGCGCGAGAGCACGCAGTGCCGCTCGAGGACCGCCATGTTCTCCTCCTCGGCGAGGGTGAGCAGGCTGTCCACCGAGCTGCGGATGTTGGGCAGACCGCGCCGCTCGGCCTCGGCCACCCAGTCCTGCGAGTAGTTGTCGCCGTTGAAGATGATGCGCGCGCTCTCCCTGGCGAAGCGCTGGAGCAGGGCCTGGGCCGCCGCATTCACATCGCCGGCGCCCTCGAGCTCGTCGGCCACTTCCCGCAGAACGTCGGCCACGATCGTGTTGAGGGTGAAGTTCGGGCCCGCCGTAGACTGGCTGGAGCCGACCATTCGGAACTCGAACTTGTTGCCCGTGAAGGCGAACGGCGAGGTGCGGTTGCGGTCGGTGGTATCCCTGGGCAGCGGCGGCAGGGTGCTCACGCCGAGCTTGAGTTCGCCCCCGGCCTTCGAGGTCCGCTTGCCGCCGCTGGCGAGTTGCCCGAAAATCTCGGTGAGCTGCTCGCCCAGGAAGATGGAGACAATAGCCGGCGGCGCCTCGTTGGCGCCCAGGCGATGATCGTTGCCCGAGGTGGCCACGCTGGCGCGCAGGAGCTTGGCATACTTGTCCACCGCGCGCAC from Planctomycetota bacterium includes these protein-coding regions:
- a CDS encoding HEAT repeat domain-containing protein gives rise to the protein MFKTQWILLAVAALALGLAARRTEAGAPKLEIQRATYEATDGAGKADVTDKVKAMLKGGRLVVEVSNDALGGDPANGHVKQLKLEYTLDGKALVLTAREGETIAIPELPPPSPEEALANALAVLKSDAPQADKAGACRLLQRVGTKAAIPALVALLPDAKLSHMALYALEPMPFPEVDDALRAALPSLKGRQLAGVINSLGVRRDPKAVGPIAKFLGDPDRDVAAIAVRAVGTIGTPEAAKVLTAAMATPSVPVADGALRCADALAAAGYKAEALALYELVRTSKAAPFQRAAGVRGIVRTKGAEGAAFLAEQLRSGDYLLFAALIHLVQQELPEKEITQALMAEAQKAAGDKKLLLIQALGWRRDEAALPTLAALASAGDPPMRVAAILALATIGKPAVVPALAKLCEDADTEIAKAAQEALASVPGQEADQAILALLEAKEAPRRVLGIQLANRRRIAGVMPAILKAAKDPDATVRTAAFGALRDLATEADVPALLDLLAAAEAGAEADAALQALLAACRDAAQPDALVARIAEKMAASPAKTKAALLRALGAVGGPAALKAVRTAAADADTDVKRAALRALAEWKDAEAGATLAELARTAANDTDKLLCLRGLLGLAGRQNLPPDQRLALCKQAAALITRDDERKQLLGALGGIQTPEALAEIVPHLDNAATKAEASLAILGIAEKLLQGRQTQANAAKVAGPLEKVVEAAATPELVNRAKALLKRAPAPRVRQ
- the gltB gene encoding glutamate synthase large subunit, which codes for MNSDDGQRRPFTPSGLPRAFGLYDPAFEHDSCGVGFVARLDAQRDHAIVTAAMQVLVNLEHRGALGGDKATGDGAGLLVQIPHELLAADCTAKGLRLPEAGAYAVGMVFLPSQPALAKRAAGALERIAQAEGAEVLGWRDVPVDAAPLGDFARRTMPAVRQLFLRCGTASREAFERKLYVIRRVAEKEAAAWGDEASQFYLASLSSRTIVYKGMLVGSQLPVFYPDLADPRFASAFALVHQRYSTNTFPSWQLAQPFRMLAHNGEINTLRGNTNRMRAREATLRSALFGDDIAKLKPIVVEGGSDSAMLDNALELLVLAGRSLPHAMMMLVPEAWGAKFTMGEDQRAFYEYHAAFMEPWDGPAALVFTDGRYIGATLDRNGLRPARYTITRDGLVVLASETGVLDIPPDRILSRGRLQPGKMLLVDLEQHRIIPNQEIKARISRQKPYRHWVKDNRIELRGLLMPAEPPPADPKVLRQKQHAFGYTEEELKMVLGPMAANAQEAVGSMGNDAALACLSQRPQLLFAYFKQLFAQVTNPPIDPLREELVMSLMNFAGRKRNLLDETPEHCRQLKLHHPVLTPEDMLRLRGSKHPDVAVFDLDIVFPAGGGGAELERALDALFAQAEAAIARGATLLILTDRQVDRDHAPIPVLLAASGLHHHLIRKGLRGYADLIVETAEAREVIHFAQLIAYGVTAVCPYLAFATARQLAEEGLLETAVTPEGALDNYITAVKKGLLKTFSRMGISTIRSFQGSQIFEALGLGRELVERYFTGTASRLDGIGLDELAAEAMARHRRAFPEAGDPPRVLDPGGVYHIRIGGEKHRLTPDAIYLLQHAVRTGDYALFKQYSRLVDEQSSAEVTLRSLLRFTPGTPVPIEEVEPVESIVTRFTTAAMSHGSISLEAHEAMAIAMNRLGARNNSGEGGEDPARYRRLPNGDNRCSRTKQVASGRFGVTTEYLMSADELQIKIAQGAKPGEGGQLPGHKVSKEIAHVRHTTPGVTLISPPPHHDIYSIEDIKQLIYDLKMTNPAARVSVKLVSEVGVGTVAAGVAKGKADMVLIAGHDGGTGASPLTAIKHTGLPWELGLAETQQTLVNNHLRDRIRVQVDGQLRTGRDLAVAALLGAEEFGFGTIALVALGCIMMRKCHLNTCPVGVATQDKTLRARFPGRPEHVVNFMRFIAQELREHMAALGFRTLDEMIGRTDRLETADLAGRWKAGKVNLRALLAAGAREGGAAVRCTRPQEHEVAEHLDQELIRLAQPALKNKRPVAIERPIRNTHRTVGAMLSGVITKQFGARGLPDDTVVAHLRGSAGQSLGAFLAPGVTLRVEGDANDYLGKGLCGGRIIVVPPREATFDPAENILVGNVCLYGATGGEVYILGIAGERFAIRNSGARAVVEGVGDHGCEYMTGGTVVVLGPTGVNFAAGMSGGIAYVYNETGLFDTCCNLDMVDLESVVTAADKGELGLLLETHHRHTGSARAKRILDNWEACLPLFVKVMPIDYRRSLERMRLGEDTDRETVSATEEVYHG
- a CDS encoding NAD+ synthase codes for the protein MGALRIAMAQINPTVGDLPGNVALAAQWVQRARDAKADLVIFPELALCGYPPEDLLLRAHFLQDCRAALDEVARSTRGMTALVGFPEAANGKVYNAAALLHEGGLLGIYHKLELPNYGVFDEKRYFTPGCGCLVFEMNGVRLFTTICEDVWVRDGMAERYAQRNQAHVVLNLSASPFHAGKLATRRNVLAAFARRTGTTLCYNNLVGGQDELVFDGGGLVFNPAGEMVASSARFREDLLVFDIVTNGAGESVHPRQTSGRWERRIVLESANSAGAAPAPFTVARPLEPIEEIYEALTLGTRDYVLKNGFRKVAIGLSGGVDSSLTACIAVDALGADNVVGVTMPSHFTSSETLADATLLARNLGIRLLTLPIRPVFERYLESLADAFGPGEPGIECENLQARVRGNFLMALSNRFGWLVLTTGNKSETAVGYCTLYGDTAGGFAVIKDVPKTVVYELSHHVNRKAGRAIIPPSVIERAPTAELKPNQKDEDSLPPYAVLDPIVTAYVEEDKSPEAIIAGGCDAADVWRVVRLVDSSEYKRRQAPPGVKITPKAFGRDRRFPITNRYTGAARPRPAAPPPSAPAPLVPGTATR
- a CDS encoding glutamate synthase subunit beta — encoded protein: MGKPTGFLLYERQDPPKRPVVERVHDYQEIELRLPVPQLEVQAARCMDCGIPFCHSFGCPVQNLIPDWNDMVYRKQWRKALDLLHATNNLPEVTGRVCPAPCEAACTLSINQKPVAIKQIELQIIERGWERGWVQPEPAPVRTGKKVAIIGSGPTGLAAAQQLARRGHEVVVFEKADRPGGILRYGIPDFKLEKWVIDRRIEQMRSEGVVFETRVEAGSDVSVRYLRRTFDAILLAAGARTPRDLKIPGRELGGIHFAMRFLTQQNRRNAGDTIPPDEAISAAGKSVVVIGGGDTGADCIGTARRQGARDIVQIELLPEPPAERPPDNPWPTWPRTLRSSSSHEEGCRRLWSIGTREFVGEGRVQKLRCVRLEWSPPDASGRSSFKEVPGSDFELPADLVLLAMGFTRIEHGPLIEDLGVEVTDRGVVRVDADYRTSAEGVFAAGDSVLGASLVVRAIYLGRQAAAAMDRHLMR